A window of the Streptomyces formicae genome harbors these coding sequences:
- the lysX gene encoding bifunctional lysylphosphatidylglycerol synthetase/lysine--tRNA ligase LysX gives MGVSVEERSAAAARSRLIGRVPDGFATFFALLGVFCAVIALIAPLRRLLLPVALFLDRVAVPVSANLAYAVFLLLLAAAVGARKKAAWWLVVTYLALIVVTDILVIASARDWGGIPSLVVCLLALAVLVVARREFYAATRRGSLRRALLVLVLGLAAGVLAGWGLVELFPGSLDPEERLLWSANRVFGGLVSGAQFDGSPPRVLFFLLGLFGAVALLTSAATLFRSQRMESALHGDEEPRIRALLGAYGSQDSLGYFATRRDKAVVFSPSGKAAVTYRVEAGVALASGDPVGDKEAWTPAIDTWLDVARRYAWAPAVMGASEDGARAYARSGLGAIQLGDEAILYVDRFDLDGRDMRVTRQAAHRVRRLGATTRIRRHSALSDAEMRRIIHRADAWRDTETERGFSMALDRLGDSGDGDCLLVEAFLPEPGPDPGLSPGRGSGPGDADGDGEGRLVALLSFVPWGRDGISLDVMRRDRDNAPNGIMEFMVAELCAEAPRLGVRRISLNFAVFRSAFEEGARIGAGPVLRLWRRLLLFFSKWWQLEALYRSNVKYQPAWYPRFLCYGDAGALARIGLASAIAEGFVSVPTLGRLRGRGRPRGVAGPVASTAGLPAIDALELAGPDTVRPMGERRLPEQVRVRHRKLERLRERGLDPYPVGVAPPSGTHAAVRAAHPSLPPGARTGERTTVAGRVMAVRDFGGVVFAVLRDWSGDLQIAFTRTESGPGTLRSFTADADLGDHITATGEIGASDRGELTVFVTAWQLTAKCLRPLPDKRRGLADPEARVRRRYLDLVASPDARGVVRARSAAVQALRQGLLDRGYLEVETPMLQQIHGGANARPFTTHINAYDLDLYLRIAPELYLKRLCVGGLEKVFELGRTFRNEGVSYKHNPEFTMLEAYQAHADYDVMLDLARELIQGAATAAFGSPVAHKAGPDGRLVTHDISGAWPVRTVYGAISEALGEHVDANTDEDALRRFCDVAGVPHRPDDSRGDIVLEMYERLVEERTQLPTFYKDFPTDVSPLTRQHRGDPRLAERWDLVAFGTELGTAYSELTDPVEQRRRLTAQSLLAAGGDPEAMELDEDFLDALEYAMPPTGGLGIGVDRLVMFLTGLTIRDTLPFPLVRRH, from the coding sequence ATGGGTGTCAGCGTGGAGGAGCGCTCAGCAGCCGCCGCCCGGAGCCGCCTCATCGGCAGGGTGCCGGACGGCTTCGCGACGTTCTTCGCCCTGCTCGGGGTCTTCTGCGCGGTCATCGCGCTCATCGCCCCGCTGCGCAGACTGCTCCTCCCCGTCGCGCTCTTCCTCGACCGGGTCGCCGTGCCCGTCAGCGCCAACCTCGCCTACGCCGTCTTCCTGCTGCTGCTCGCGGCCGCCGTCGGTGCCCGCAAGAAGGCCGCCTGGTGGCTGGTCGTCACGTATCTGGCGCTGATCGTCGTCACCGACATCCTGGTCATCGCCTCCGCCCGGGACTGGGGCGGGATCCCCAGCCTCGTCGTGTGCCTGCTGGCCCTCGCGGTGCTGGTCGTCGCCCGGCGCGAGTTCTACGCCGCGACGCGCCGCGGCTCCCTGCGCCGGGCACTGCTCGTCCTGGTCCTCGGCCTCGCCGCGGGCGTGCTCGCCGGCTGGGGGCTCGTCGAGCTCTTCCCCGGCAGCCTCGACCCCGAGGAGCGGCTGCTGTGGTCCGCCAACCGCGTGTTCGGCGGACTCGTCTCAGGCGCCCAGTTCGACGGCAGCCCGCCCCGCGTCCTCTTCTTCCTCCTCGGCCTCTTCGGCGCCGTCGCCCTGCTCACCTCCGCCGCGACCCTCTTCCGCTCCCAGCGCATGGAGTCCGCCCTGCACGGCGACGAGGAGCCCCGTATCCGCGCCCTGCTGGGCGCCTACGGCTCCCAGGACTCCCTCGGCTACTTCGCCACCCGCCGCGACAAGGCCGTCGTCTTCTCGCCCAGCGGCAAGGCCGCCGTCACCTACCGCGTCGAGGCGGGCGTCGCCCTCGCCAGCGGCGACCCGGTCGGCGACAAGGAGGCGTGGACCCCCGCCATCGACACCTGGCTGGACGTCGCCCGCCGCTACGCCTGGGCGCCCGCCGTGATGGGCGCGTCCGAGGACGGCGCCAGGGCCTACGCGCGCTCCGGGCTCGGTGCGATCCAGCTCGGCGACGAGGCGATCCTGTACGTCGACCGGTTCGACCTGGACGGGCGCGACATGCGGGTCACCCGGCAGGCCGCCCACCGGGTGCGCCGGCTCGGTGCCACCACCCGGATCCGCCGCCACTCCGCCCTCAGCGACGCCGAGATGCGCCGGATCATCCACCGGGCCGACGCCTGGCGGGACACCGAGACCGAGCGCGGCTTCTCCATGGCCCTGGACCGGCTCGGCGACTCCGGGGACGGCGACTGCCTGCTCGTCGAGGCGTTCCTTCCCGAACCCGGACCCGATCCCGGACTCAGCCCCGGACGCGGATCCGGACCCGGCGACGCGGACGGCGACGGCGAGGGCCGGCTCGTCGCGCTGCTCTCCTTCGTCCCCTGGGGACGCGACGGGATCTCGCTCGACGTCATGCGCCGCGACCGCGACAACGCCCCCAACGGAATCATGGAGTTCATGGTCGCCGAGCTCTGCGCCGAGGCCCCCCGGCTCGGCGTCCGCCGGATCTCCCTCAACTTCGCCGTCTTCCGCTCGGCCTTCGAGGAGGGCGCCCGCATCGGCGCCGGGCCCGTGCTGCGGCTGTGGCGCAGACTGCTGCTGTTCTTCTCCAAGTGGTGGCAGCTGGAAGCCCTGTACCGGTCCAACGTCAAATACCAGCCCGCCTGGTACCCGCGGTTCCTCTGCTACGGGGACGCCGGCGCCCTCGCCCGCATCGGCCTCGCCTCCGCGATCGCCGAGGGCTTCGTCTCCGTACCCACGCTGGGCCGGCTCCGGGGCAGGGGGCGGCCACGTGGCGTCGCCGGTCCCGTCGCGAGCACCGCCGGGCTCCCGGCGATCGACGCGCTGGAACTGGCGGGGCCCGACACCGTACGCCCGATGGGGGAGCGCCGGCTGCCCGAGCAGGTGCGTGTCCGCCACCGCAAACTGGAGCGGCTGCGCGAACGGGGCCTCGACCCGTACCCCGTCGGCGTCGCCCCGCCCAGCGGCACCCACGCCGCAGTCCGCGCCGCGCACCCGTCCCTCCCACCCGGCGCACGCACCGGTGAGCGGACCACCGTCGCCGGCCGGGTGATGGCCGTACGCGACTTCGGCGGCGTCGTCTTCGCCGTGCTGCGCGACTGGTCGGGCGACCTCCAGATCGCCTTCACCCGCACGGAATCCGGCCCCGGGACCCTGCGCTCCTTCACCGCCGACGCCGACCTCGGCGACCACATCACCGCCACCGGCGAGATCGGCGCCAGCGACCGCGGCGAACTCACCGTCTTCGTCACCGCCTGGCAGCTCACCGCCAAGTGCCTGCGTCCGCTCCCCGACAAGCGCCGCGGACTCGCCGACCCCGAGGCTCGGGTCCGCCGCCGCTATCTCGACCTGGTCGCGAGCCCCGACGCCCGCGGGGTGGTGCGGGCCCGCTCCGCCGCCGTCCAGGCGCTGCGCCAGGGGCTGCTCGACCGCGGCTACCTGGAGGTCGAGACACCGATGCTCCAGCAGATCCACGGCGGCGCCAACGCCCGGCCGTTCACCACCCACATCAACGCCTACGACCTCGACCTCTATCTGCGCATCGCCCCCGAGCTGTACCTCAAGCGGCTGTGCGTGGGCGGTCTGGAGAAGGTCTTCGAACTGGGCCGCACCTTCCGCAACGAGGGCGTCTCCTACAAGCACAACCCCGAGTTCACGATGCTGGAGGCGTACCAGGCCCACGCCGACTACGACGTGATGCTCGACCTCGCCCGCGAACTGATCCAGGGCGCCGCCACCGCCGCCTTCGGCTCGCCCGTCGCCCACAAGGCGGGCCCCGACGGGCGGCTCGTCACCCACGACATCTCCGGTGCCTGGCCGGTCAGGACGGTCTACGGAGCGATCTCGGAGGCGCTCGGCGAGCACGTCGACGCCAACACCGACGAGGACGCGCTGCGGCGCTTCTGCGATGTCGCCGGAGTCCCGCACCGCCCCGACGACAGCCGTGGCGACATCGTCCTGGAGATGTACGAGCGGCTCGTCGAGGAACGCACCCAGCTGCCCACCTTCTACAAGGACTTCCCCACCGACGTCTCCCCGCTCACGCGCCAGCACCGCGGTGACCCGCGCCTCGCCGAACGCTGGGACCTCGTCGCCTTCGGCACTGAACTCGGCACCGCGTACTCGGAGTTGACCGACCCGGTGGAGCAGCGCAGACGCCTCACCGCCCAGTCGCTGCTCGCCGCCGGCGGCGACCCGGAGGCCATGGAGCTCGACGAGGACTTCCTCGACGCGCTGGAATACGCGATGCCGCCCACCGGCGGACTCGGCATCGGGGTCGACCGGCTCGTGATGTTCCTGACCGGACTGACCATCCGCGACACCTTGCCGTTCCCGCTGGTCCGCCGCCACTGA
- a CDS encoding polysaccharide deacetylase family protein, producing MTASAPYQLTRGVTPVREEPFLSMPSLGRSMVLTFDDGPDPLYTPDILKILRGHDVRAMFFVCGQRVADHGDLLRRIADDGHVVGNHSWSHPLLPDLAPSRIRAELERTSELIERTIGTPPLWHRAPYGAWNRRTFEIGAELGMEPLAWTIDTLDWREPGTSAIVGRVVDEAEPGAVVLSHDAGGDRSQSVAALRQYLPKLRRSGYRLTVPMR from the coding sequence ATGACGGCATCCGCGCCGTACCAGCTGACCCGGGGTGTGACCCCGGTCCGCGAGGAGCCCTTTCTCAGCATGCCCTCGCTGGGCCGCTCCATGGTGCTGACCTTCGACGACGGGCCCGACCCTCTCTACACCCCGGACATCCTCAAGATCCTGCGCGGCCATGACGTGCGCGCCATGTTCTTCGTCTGCGGGCAGCGGGTGGCGGACCACGGGGACCTGCTGCGCCGGATCGCCGACGACGGCCATGTCGTGGGCAACCACTCCTGGTCGCATCCGCTGCTCCCGGATCTCGCACCGTCCCGCATCCGCGCCGAACTGGAGCGTACGAGCGAGCTCATCGAGAGGACGATCGGCACCCCGCCGCTGTGGCACCGGGCGCCGTACGGTGCGTGGAACCGGCGCACGTTCGAGATCGGCGCCGAGCTCGGCATGGAGCCGCTCGCCTGGACGATCGACACCCTCGACTGGCGCGAGCCCGGCACGAGCGCGATCGTCGGCCGGGTCGTGGACGAGGCCGAGCCCGGCGCCGTCGTCCTGTCGCACGACGCGGGCGGCGACCGCTCCCAGAGCGTCGCGGCGCTCCGTCAGTACCTTCCGAAGCTGCGGCGGTCCGGATACCGGCTCACCGTGCCCATGCGCTGA
- a CDS encoding class F sortase, producing MGQDWTGSESRRRSPWGVLALVMLTGLALVRNGVDVGMGPPQPAVAAGLDSRRTYQDPVPLTGSVEPLPYAPASKIGIPALRVNAPIIDVGLDANGWIEAPAPADPNLAGWYQNGIAPGQQGTAVIVGHVDNAGGPAVFYGLGALQKGQHVEVSRFDGRTAVFEVYAIEVFAKNDFPGARVYGDTGSPELRVITCGGGYSRATGYDGNVVVFARMISAR from the coding sequence ATGGGCCAGGACTGGACCGGCTCGGAGTCGAGGAGACGCTCCCCCTGGGGCGTACTGGCTCTCGTCATGCTCACCGGCCTCGCGCTGGTGCGGAACGGTGTCGACGTGGGCATGGGGCCGCCGCAGCCCGCCGTCGCGGCCGGCCTGGACAGCCGCCGCACCTATCAGGACCCGGTGCCGCTGACCGGGAGCGTCGAGCCGCTGCCGTACGCCCCCGCGTCCAAGATCGGCATCCCGGCCCTCCGCGTGAACGCGCCGATCATCGACGTCGGTCTGGACGCCAACGGCTGGATCGAGGCCCCGGCCCCGGCGGACCCCAATCTGGCCGGCTGGTATCAGAACGGCATCGCCCCGGGACAGCAGGGCACCGCGGTGATCGTCGGCCACGTCGACAACGCCGGAGGTCCGGCCGTCTTCTACGGGCTCGGTGCGCTGCAGAAGGGCCAGCACGTCGAGGTGAGCCGCTTCGACGGCAGGACCGCCGTCTTCGAGGTGTACGCGATCGAGGTCTTCGCCAAGAACGACTTCCCCGGCGCGCGCGTGTACGGCGACACAGGCAGCCCCGAGCTGCGGGTGATCACCTGCGGCGGCGGCTACTCGCGGGCGACCGGCTACGACGGCAACGTCGTCGTCTTCGCCCGGATGATCTCGGCACGGTGA